The genomic interval CTGAATGCTTTCCTTGAGATCTTCCGCAGTCAACACCTCATCTTCAATGATCACCACCCGCATGCTGTAAGATTTTTATTTTTACGGTGAATGTATTTCCGTCGTCCTCTATCAAAATGTCTTCTCCTGTCAGCATCTTGTAACGTTCTGACAGGTTCATTAATCCGCTGCCGGTAGAGGCTTCCGTCTGGTGCTTTACCTGTAAGTTATTCATTACTTTCAGATAATCCCCTTCCTGGACCACATCCAGGTACAGGGGATCTTCATTGGTAAGCACATTATGCTTAATGGCATTTTCCAGCAAAGGCTGCAATGAAAAGGCCGGCAGCCAGCGGTTGTTCAATGCCTGCTGATCAATATCGATAGAGAACTTTAAGGCTTCTCCTGCACGCATTTTCTGCATCTCCAGGTAGTCTGTACTTAACTTTATTTCATCTTTCAGTGAAATGATATTCTTATGGCCCTTTGAAATACTGGCCCGCAGGAAGTCTGACAAATGGATCAGGTATTCTTCTGCCTTATCGGGATGACGGCGGATGAGCGACTTCAGGGTGTTAAGCGCGTTGAACAGAAAATGCGGATGGATCTGCTGCCGTAATAACTGGTTGATGGCTTCTGTATTGGCAAATTTCAGACGGGCATTCTCCAGCTCCGCGTCATTTCTGGCATGTATGAGGATGATATAATTGTGGATGATCAGTACAAAGATGTTAAACACAATACCATGTAACATGAATAACAGTGGCCACACCGCCCTGTTCTTCACTTCTTCATACCAGTCGGGAATGATAAAGGCACGCAGGTCTGTATATACCACCGTCCTGAACAGGAAGAAGTTCAGCAGCACAGCGCCTGAAAAGCTGGCAATCGCCCTGTACAGCTTGAACCGCGCCGAGAAATAATTCCAGCGCCGGGAAAGCCAGACCTGTATGACTACATTGTACATACTCAGGAACAGGATAGCGCTGAAGATGACGCCCGATTTGGCGAAGGCTCTGCTAAGCGAATACTCTTTGGCAGAGGAGGTCAGCGCCACCAGTATGGCAATACTAAGGGCTGCGGTAAAACTTGCGCGTACAAGACTTTTTACAGGTAATCTTTTCATGTGCTTCAGACTGCAAGTTAAGCACAAAGCCCGGGTAGAATCAATTTTTCGCTGTCCATTTCAACCGTAATTTTGTCTGTTTCGCCCCTCTTACTTTTTGCATATCAGATTATTATTATTTGTTTCGCATTAAATTTTACACCTGATGAAATCAAAATTGTTGCTCATTGCTGTTATGCTGACGGCTGGAAAAGCCATGGCACAGCAAAAACATACAATTAGCGGAACCATTAAATCCAAAGCCAAAGGAGAAACCCTCATCGGCGCTACTGTAAGGGTCAGTGGCGGCGGTGGTACTACGACGAATGAATATGGATTCTATTCCATTACCCTCACAGACGGCAGCCACAAGCTGGAATTCTCTTCTATGGGCCTGCAAACCTATCAGTCAGCGTTTGTGCTCCGGAAAGACACTGTTATCAACATCTCCCTGGAAGACGAATCTGTCAGCCTGGGAGCAGTGACCGTTACCGGCACCAGCACCAAAAGAAGCCTTAGCACTCCCCAGATGGGACTGGAGAAGCTGACTACCAAAGAGATGAAGAATGTACCTGTACTACTGGGCGAAAGGGATGCCATCAAAGTGATCCAGTTATTGCCCGGTATCAAATCGGCCGGAGATGGTAACGCGGGCATG from Chitinophaga filiformis carries:
- a CDS encoding sensor histidine kinase, with amino-acid sequence MKRLPVKSLVRASFTAALSIAILVALTSSAKEYSLSRAFAKSGVIFSAILFLSMYNVVIQVWLSRRWNYFSARFKLYRAIASFSGAVLLNFFLFRTVVYTDLRAFIIPDWYEEVKNRAVWPLLFMLHGIVFNIFVLIIHNYIILIHARNDAELENARLKFANTEAINQLLRQQIHPHFLFNALNTLKSLIRRHPDKAEEYLIHLSDFLRASISKGHKNIISLKDEIKLSTDYLEMQKMRAGEALKFSIDIDQQALNNRWLPAFSLQPLLENAIKHNVLTNEDPLYLDVVQEGDYLKVMNNLQVKHQTEASTGSGLMNLSERYKMLTGEDILIEDDGNTFTVKIKILQHAGGDH